The proteins below come from a single Parageobacillus thermoglucosidasius genomic window:
- a CDS encoding YncE family protein, whose amino-acid sequence MLKRAIYRSLYLCAMFVFLFTLPFHAEETAKTKEMLYIGGLDYVFAVDPKTKEVTEIPVKGAARNMSWTENGQKLFVVTGARQTVEVIDTLKNKVVDTLSFSSGNSINRIYGLAVDLKGDYLYATVMRAKKTGTELKSLPPVIQVIDVKTKKVVKEIDVPWGTHTLQFFKDGKRIAVWARDLYIYDIEKDELKLHHSIMYPDDGKKGIGNVLYFWDRVADGHYLSVSTNYKFYPETGKVTEGILTLDLVTGEVKEYEFQGEMLGLFSGAVTKDRKYAYVGMNMLAKVNLETGKYEKVVPNVPGTSYGFNISGDDKTVYVSGAGPDVSFYDAETLELLETIPLRTDTMDVRVVQVQQP is encoded by the coding sequence ATGTTGAAAAGAGCCATTTACCGTAGTTTATATCTTTGTGCTATGTTTGTCTTCCTTTTCACGCTGCCGTTTCACGCAGAAGAAACGGCGAAAACGAAAGAAATGCTTTACATTGGGGGATTGGATTATGTATTTGCCGTAGACCCAAAGACGAAAGAGGTTACGGAGATCCCTGTAAAAGGTGCTGCAAGAAACATGTCTTGGACAGAAAATGGACAAAAATTATTTGTTGTAACAGGGGCAAGGCAAACGGTTGAAGTGATTGATACGTTAAAAAATAAAGTCGTTGATACTCTCTCCTTTTCTTCTGGCAATTCGATTAACCGCATTTACGGCTTAGCGGTTGATCTAAAAGGAGATTATTTGTACGCAACAGTGATGCGTGCGAAAAAGACGGGAACGGAATTAAAGTCACTACCCCCTGTTATTCAAGTGATAGATGTAAAAACAAAAAAAGTCGTGAAAGAAATAGATGTTCCGTGGGGAACGCATACGCTGCAATTTTTTAAAGACGGGAAGCGCATTGCCGTATGGGCGAGAGATTTATATATATACGATATTGAAAAAGATGAATTGAAGTTACACCACTCTATCATGTATCCCGATGATGGGAAAAAAGGAATTGGGAACGTGCTCTATTTTTGGGACCGTGTAGCAGACGGTCATTACCTTTCCGTATCTACAAACTATAAATTTTATCCAGAAACAGGAAAAGTAACGGAAGGAATTTTAACGCTTGATCTTGTTACAGGGGAAGTAAAGGAGTATGAGTTTCAGGGAGAAATGCTCGGACTTTTTTCCGGAGCAGTTACAAAAGATCGAAAATATGCATATGTCGGGATGAATATGTTAGCAAAAGTAAATTTAGAAACGGGAAAATATGAGAAAGTCGTTCCAAATGTTCCAGGGACGTCATACGGATTTAATATTAGTGGGGATGACAAGACGGTTTACGTATCGGGAGCAGGCCCGGATGTCAGTTTTTATGATGCAGAGACATTAGAGCTATTGGAGACGATTCCGCTTCGGACAGATACGATGGATGTACGGGTCGTTCAAGTTCAACAGCCATAA
- a CDS encoding radical SAM/SPASM domain-containing protein has product MLSLTNELMFEVNNQPYIFQGLSGVISELSSVSETVLKNIPKRGISFRMLCDSLKDQYSVELLTEVVEELIQQEIVIRNGLIGKMSQTPGVPIGDLPVQTLVFHLINECNLGCTYCYAGGGHYGKPMKTMDRQTAEQALYFLMESSKNSPSVSVILFGGEPTLNWELLKHTVEYGTELAKKYGKTIDFSLTTNGTLLTERRIDFLAQHRVGVSVSIDGDESVQNQWRPFKTGFGSYEIVSKNVKKLIERHRTRPIAARVTLTKHFPPIRETFFHLKNMGFHEVGFAPVTETEEAFILNNQELYRLLNEFEELTQLFIEEAKEDRYLGFSNLVNILVELHKGVNKGYGCGAGMGFFAVSPNGELFLCHRFNEQQNYQLGNIYTGVNRDAQKALLGSLHVDNKTTCSRCPLKHTCAGGCYYEAKERMGEITSPNLHYCQWMKRWYTIGLKAYVQIMKYNSTFLDRVAGFQANCHTS; this is encoded by the coding sequence ATATTTTTCAAGGGTTAAGCGGAGTGATTAGCGAGCTATCTTCCGTCAGCGAGACAGTGTTAAAGAACATTCCAAAACGTGGTATTTCCTTTCGAATGTTGTGCGATTCATTAAAAGATCAGTATTCGGTGGAACTACTCACAGAGGTTGTCGAAGAATTGATCCAACAGGAAATTGTTATTAGGAATGGTTTAATAGGGAAGATGAGCCAAACGCCAGGCGTTCCAATTGGCGATCTCCCAGTCCAAACTTTGGTCTTTCACTTGATTAATGAATGTAATTTAGGCTGTACGTATTGCTATGCAGGAGGCGGACATTATGGAAAGCCGATGAAAACCATGGATCGGCAAACTGCAGAACAGGCGCTTTATTTTCTAATGGAATCATCGAAAAATAGCCCTTCCGTTTCCGTTATTTTATTCGGCGGGGAACCTACATTAAATTGGGAACTGTTAAAACATACGGTTGAATATGGCACAGAGCTTGCAAAGAAGTATGGGAAAACAATTGATTTTTCCTTAACGACAAATGGCACTCTTTTAACAGAACGGAGAATTGATTTTTTAGCACAACATCGTGTTGGTGTATCAGTAAGCATCGATGGAGATGAATCGGTACAAAATCAATGGCGTCCTTTTAAAACTGGGTTTGGCTCATACGAGATTGTAAGCAAAAATGTAAAAAAATTAATTGAGCGCCACCGTACCCGGCCCATTGCTGCGCGGGTAACATTAACTAAACATTTCCCGCCGATTCGTGAGACGTTTTTTCACCTAAAAAACATGGGATTTCACGAAGTTGGATTTGCCCCTGTAACAGAAACAGAAGAAGCATTTATTTTAAACAATCAAGAACTTTACCGTTTGCTTAATGAGTTTGAAGAATTGACACAGTTATTTATTGAAGAGGCAAAAGAAGATCGCTATCTTGGCTTTTCTAATCTAGTAAATATTCTGGTAGAACTGCATAAAGGAGTCAATAAAGGATATGGATGTGGCGCAGGCATGGGTTTTTTTGCTGTGAGTCCGAACGGGGAACTATTCCTTTGTCATCGATTTAATGAACAGCAAAATTATCAGTTAGGAAATATTTATACAGGGGTAAACCGCGACGCACAAAAAGCTCTGCTAGGATCGTTGCATGTTGATAATAAAACTACTTGTTCCCGCTGTCCGTTGAAGCACACGTGCGCGGGTGGATGTTATTACGAAGCGAAAGAGAGAATGGGGGAAATTACGTCTCCTAACTTGCACTACTGTCAATGGATGAAGCGGTGGTATACGATTGGACTAAAAGCATACGTGCAAATTATGAAATATAATTCAACCTTTTTAGATCGGGTCGCGGGTTTTCAGGCTAATTGCCACACTTCCTAG